From Corvus hawaiiensis isolate bCorHaw1 chromosome 13, bCorHaw1.pri.cur, whole genome shotgun sequence, one genomic window encodes:
- the PLIN1 gene encoding perilipin-1, which yields MTVKKTQALQDGSAKENVLQRVLQLPVVSSTCETLQRKYSSTKESHPLMASVCEVYERGVQGAGALAMWGMEPVVRRLEPQFTVANNLACRGLDHLEEKIPALQYPVDKLASELKDTISCPLQSAKSTIGSSVDKIIELAAEGYEATKNTVETTAKYTRKNSVTQMAAAGVDTALGGLEKLMEYLLPEEDEEAEKKPKKKHLSTSKVSQQQPSTPSTPNTLSAPRAPSAPSTTSTPSAPSAPSTLGRISALVSTMSHRAYQQTTQSLQRAKTKGQELASWIPILGSLAKPSVPPAPQTRSDGQGSTGWLSQHQSKAPEQKQEKAGKKDTKHTKAGQDPGLVGSMAHNLQTACASGISSVKKVPAVAWDAAEGLILFTPRRLSRAMETVDALGGTLVSAPKHLLGTLYSYVPLRRQSVKEEEASRGSKTDTEKKEKKEEEETKPAAPSTEEKSQLRSDWRQYRGHHPLSFLGLEDPLFLRHNYYRSPAFDPDYPFPRKSAFSPYNRRVSEGSYRFSPESMYSRAYYGNFYSPVFKKD from the exons GAAAACGTGCTGCAGAGGGTCCTGCAGCTGCCCGTGGTGAGCTCGACCTGCGAGACCCTGCAGAGGAAGTACAGCAGCACCAAGGAGTCCCACCCGCTGATGGCCTCGGTGTGTGAGGTGTACGAGCGTGGCGTGCAGGGTGCCGGTGCCCTGGCCATGTGGGGCATGGAGCCCGTGGTGCGCCGGCTGGAGCCGCAGT TCACTGTAGCCAACAACCTGGCTTGCCGGGGCTTGGACCACCTAGAGGAGAAGATCCCTGCCCTCCAGTACCCTGTTGACAAG CTTGCATCTGAACTGAAGGACACCATCTCCTGCCCCCTCCAAAGCGCCAAAAGCACCATTGGCAGCTCCGTGGATAAGATCATagagctggcagcagagggCTATGAGGCCACCAAGAACACTGTGGAAACAACAGCCAAGTACACGAGGAAGAACTCGGTGACCCAGATGGCAGCTGCAGGGGTCGACACGGCCCTGGGAGGGCTGGAGAAGCTGATGGAATAcctgctgccagaggaggaTGAAGAAGCAG AGAAGAAGCCCAAAAAGAAACATCTGTCAACATCAAAGGtatcccagcagcagcccagcactcCTAGCACTCCCAACACTCTCAGTGCTCCGAGGGCTCCCAGTGCACCCAGCACAACCAGcactcccagcgctcccagtgctcccagcacccTGGGCCGGATCAGCGCTTTGGTCAGCACCATGTCCCACCGTGCTTACCAGCAAACCACCCAAAGCCTCCAGCGTGCCAAAACCAAAGGGCAGGAGCTGGCCTCCTGGATCCCCATCCTG GGTAGCCTGGCCAAGCCGAgtgtccctccagccccacagacCCGCAGCGATGGGcagggcagcacgggctggCTGAGCCAGCACCAGAGCAAGGCAccagagcagaagcaggagaaggCAGGGAAGAAAGACACCAAGCACACCAAG gcagggcaggacccCGGGCTGGTGGGCAGCATGGCTCACAACCTGCAAACAGCCTGCGCCTCTGGCATCTCCAGCGTGAAGAAGGTCCCAGCCGTGGCCTGGGATGCGGCAGAGGGCTTGATCCTCTTCACCCCCCGCAGGCTGTCCAGGGCCATGGAGACAGTGGATGCTCTTGGGGGCACCCTCGTCAGTGCCCCGAAGCATCTGCTGGGCACCTTGTACAGCTACGTGCCG CTCCGCAGACAGTCAGTGAAGGAAGAAGAAGCATCCAGGGGCAGCAAGACCgacacagagaagaaagagaagaaggaggaggaggagaccaAGCCTGCTGCCCCCTCCACTGAGGAGAAATCCCAGCTAAGGAGTGACTGGCGGCAGTACCGCGGCCATCACCCCCTGTCCTTCCTGGGGCTCGAGGACCCCCTCTTCCTGCGGCACAACTACTACCGCAGCCCTGCCTTCGATCCCGACTACCCCTTCCCGCGGAAATCCGCCTTCTCCCCCTACAACAGGCGGGTGAGCGAGGGCTCCTACCGCTTCAGCCCCGAGTCCATGTACAGCCGGGCCTACTACGGCAACTTCTACAGTCCTGTCTTCAAGAAGGACTGA